Within the Salvia hispanica cultivar TCC Black 2014 chromosome 4, UniMelb_Shisp_WGS_1.0, whole genome shotgun sequence genome, the region GCCTCAGTAGTGACTTGGTAGCCTAACTTGCAATTGCAAAAAATGGGGTTGCTTGACCACCTCTGGGACGACACCGTCGCCGGTCCCCGTCCGGATACCGGCCTCGGAAAACTCAGAAAACACCCTACTTTTAGCTTTCCATCCAACTCCGCCAACGGTACGGCGAGATCATGATtctctaataatttaattacgCCTAATTAGAGTAATATTTCCTGATCACCTTAATTGTACGCCTTTCAAGCGTGATAAAATGATCAGTAAATAGTAACGGATGCTCTGTTCTTGTAGCGTTGATAACTATTTTTGTgttagatttaaatttttgagtATCAGCTTAATTTATGGCTTTCAATAGATTTGAGAATATGCGTGAACACTTAGCTACTTTCTAAAATCTGATGGTTGATGAATCAGAAGTTGAAAGCAACATGGGAGGCGACGATGCAACGAGAGTGACGAGGCGTATAATGATCGTGAAGCCGCCGCAGGCCAGCCAGAAAGACTCGCCGCCGGTTTCCCCTGCCGGAAGCACCCCACCGGTATCCCCTTTTGGCGGTAATATTCTTTTTCACTACCGGTATCCCCACCGGTAGAGCCCTATGCTTTAGGAGTTAGGAGTGAGAGATGTTCGAGAAGAATCCATTGAATCTAGGTAGGAGGGcaatataataatgataacTCAACTTATAATTAATAAGTTGATAATGCAAGGGCCCGACGTGTTGGACGAGTGAGTGAGTGAGACAATAGCTAGTCTGTGGAACGTTACGTGTATTAATTACTCTAATTATTGTTGGTATggtattaaaagtaaaatattgaaaattgcAGGAGGAGGGCGATTCAAGCGGAGgtcgtcattttcatttgagAAGGCTAGTGGAGTGGGACCAAGGAGCCCTCCTCCTCCCTACGACCTCTGAGACTATGAGAccttctttcttctcttctctaGCTATGACCTATGTGTGCTGCATGCTGCATGAGTGTGGGATTGTTGTGAGAGTTTTGTATATATTCTCCTTTGTATGTGTGCTTATGAGTTAAGTAGTATAGATGAGCATACTCAGTCTCATGAGTTCAATGTTGTTTGTCATGTACCAAACTCTGTATGCCACTTTCCTTAGTTGCATCTACCGGtacttttactactactactactactatatttgtgttgatttgaatatttgtattaacttttactaattaatcttCGTTAACCGCCTCTAAAATTCTCAGCTCTCAATCCAATTGTGAGGATTTTGATACATTTAACATTAGAATCTGTATACTCGTTATCTTGATTTCTCACTTTTAGAATAAGTTAAGAGTGACTTTGCACGTTCTACGAGTTTTATGTTGACAACTTGTAACAATTACTAATAATTAGGGCCCGTTTGATAAGCTAGTAATGCCATGATAGAGATTTATATcctaacttttttatttgtttgatatcatagaaATGTTAACTTGAAGCCCAATATAATTCTAGAGCCCATCTCAGCTTGGCTAAATATGCAAAGTTACGCTGATTTATGTATCCGACAAATTTGGTAGGATATAAAACTTTTCTCTCAAGATATCCGTTAAACCCCTCTCTTTCCAGCATTCTCCACCCATCCCATGATTCTTCCCCTTTTCGTCAATTATGGTCATACCACCCTCTCCAATACTCTCTGCCCATCCCATGATTCTCCCTCTTTCGGTCAATTAAGTTCATACCACCGCGGAGCAGTAACGCTGACGACCACATCTGGAGGCACGATTTCAGTTGCTCGGAGAGCGGCAGAACAACGATGCCACGCGGCTCGAGTATTCTTCGATCAGACGCTGCAGGATGACCTCGAAGTGGTTGACCATCGGAAAATAACCATGGATGGCGAACCCGAGCTAACAATGGAGCTGCGCGGGACAATGATGGTGAGGGGTTGCGGTCGGAGGAGGAAAAGAGGCGGAAATAGGGAGGCCAAACCGGATTTTTGGTGAGGAACGACGACGATTCACTGTCGTGCTAGACGAAGGTGCTAGGGTCCTGAAGTTTGGGACTGGCcgtgagagagagatagaagaATTTGGACGGAGGGTGCGAGCCAGCCGACGTCGCCCGCAAGCCAGAAGATGGCAGCAAACAAGAAAGAGACAGAGGGAGAGAAACATCACTGGCCGACGTAGATTAATGGCTTGGGTTTCTACCGTGGCTCACAAAATTCTTGTGATTCACTCCGATGTTGGTTCGAACGTGGGATGGGTTTCTCCCATGGTTTCTACGATATGAATATGGTTCTAAAATCTGAACGAGAGTttccttgtttttttttcttgtcgATGAAAAATTTGGGCACGTATGTTCTTGTGTGTTAGGCCAATTTTTCTCTTCTGACATTTGTTCAAATGGTTGAACTGATATTTCTCCTTGATTCTTTGAGACacctatttttcttcttcaatttcttgttGATGAAAGATATGGTAGAGATGATTTTGTTGTATTCCAAATTTTCTCTTTGATTTTTTCCATTCAAATGGTTCAAATGattattctctttattctcTAAAGTAGTGATGGTATTGTGTTGTGGTTGATATGaacatatttgatttttttaaaaaaaaattgctctTAAAATGATTCTGATTTTGGATTCACAATGGGTTTTGCTTTGCTTCTTTAggcatttttctttctttcataCAAGGTTAATTACACATACTACACAATTTAAAAGAAGGGCAATTATGTCAGTCCATGTGTTATCTAATAGTACTTACATGAGTTTAGATAATATCTACTGATCTAgtctatcaaacaacaacgTAAAAATTTTATCTGACCATATCTTAACACAAAGTCCACCTTACTTATCTCAGTTCACATATCTTTGTATATTCCACCTTTCTTATCAAACGGATCCTTAATATCGATCTTTATTGCAGCGGATCCTTAATATCGTTCGTTATTGCAGCAGTAATTCTCTAATTCTCTTTATAGTTATAGACATGCAAAGGGTGTTGTTGATCACCCATCCCGAATTTTAGATCATGattattttagaaatgtgTGTCTGAATACCAAGCTTTTGGCTTTAATTTTTCgggcaaaaataaaatagagatagcCTCTCGCTCTATAccctaagagcatctccaaggggagaggtaaatggagaggttatctaatataactaccatatttaccttttttttcatgaaaaatcattctccaaggagaaaggtatttgagaaggtattatacctttttcccattttgaagaggtatctttacctctccatcaatggagaggtaaaatcatataactaccatatttaccttcttttcataaaaaaacattcaccaAAGTggaaggtatttgagaaggtattatactttatatttttttaatgcttttgtactattattttattttttctaagaTATACCTTTTTATATACCTTTTGTCCTTGGagttgattgatttttagaAAGGTATATTGCACTTTTTGAGAAGATATAAACATGATATACCCTTTTCATTTACCTTCTCCCCTTGGAGTTGCTCTAACCCTCCCACTATCAATCATCTccaaatactctctctataCCCTCTCCACACCTTTGATTTTCAGAGCTTGCGATAATTTGCCGTAAATTTACATTGCACGCAATACTTACACTCAAATCACATACACTgacacaaaaatttaatttaattagtttacattatgttattatatgtatacaattaagtaaaaaagtaaaaaataattcaattcaaagTTAATGCCAAATTTTAGCAAATCCTTTAACTTACTGAATAAAGAAGTCAGCGTTATAATACAATTCTATACcgattgtttaattttaactaataaaaaatttaaaattgaattaaaatattataatttcataaaaattgcaatcaccatataaaaattcaaagtcCATTATACACACACACCCTAATGGTAATATTGTATTCGCTTTCtctgatttaaaaaaatagttttattttttaatttatgataaaatgagtttctatatatttatgataacgttttttttttaataaaatgggtattttaattagtttgttaatctttttcttaactaatcaatttttacataaaaattcGAACTTTGAAAGTAGTATAGTACTGTATATCCGAAATTCCAAATGCTCCGTCAGAAAATGCCTTCTTCGCCATGTTGTGTTAGTGTGTAGAGCAAAATATAGTGAAACGCCTTACGgaaaagattattttagtagATTTCGGTTTCGAAATTGACCCATTTTAGGgtttatcatttaatttcagtgCAATACCTGATTGTGAGGCATTGAGTTTTTCCCAATTCCAAAACAACCAGTCAAGGCCACGGTCAGCGGCCAGGATTTTCTGTTCACGATTTATGCCTCAAATTCAATACATGATCGAATTGTGATGTGATGAGGAGATTCCACCATTTCtgcatcttcttcttcctcaacttcattaatttttattttccgtGCGCCTACGGTGAGTattacttttctctttttcgATCTTCACTTGATTCTATGCTCATCAATTGCTTAGCCTTCGAAAGTTTTCAGATTGTACAAATGTGATAACTTGCAAATGGCAGTAGGGTTAGGAGtctatttcaatttctaaatAAACTCCCTTGAGCTTAGGGAGGCAGACGTCTTGGTATTTGGGCCTCGCAAGATGAGTATTGTTTCATTCATTTTACTAATTCATTCAGCAAACAGTTTGTGGGCATCAGTTCCACAAACACTTTGCATACGTTCGTCCACCTACTCCTAACAATATATGCATAGCAAGAGTAGAATATTAGGTGTGGATACAGATCACAGGGAAATACTACCTGAGAAGTGAGAACTAAGAAAGACGAGCAGATCCTTCAGCTCCTATGACTAGTTAACATTATcaggaaaaagtaaaaaatctGTTGATCCTATATTCTTTCTGTCGTTCATctttacaaaaatatgtagTACTATTTGATCTCTTTGCAAAATGCAGATAAGAAATTTTTAGAGTTAATTTTCATCATCTACAAATATGATGCTAGTTGATCAACTTCACATCTGTTTTGATAAGAAATCTGTTTTGATTCATGGGCACATAAATCCACTCTAAGTTTGCCCAAGTATTGCCTACAGTGTTACTGCAGGCAAAAGAATACCCAAAAGTATTCTGCATTGAACAAGCATCTCCAGTGTTTTGTAGAGAGCATCCTATCTTATGATCATACTACTAACTTGACAATAAACTTCAGCAGCAGGTACTTTCTGATCCAAAATGGGCAGTGCCACATTGTTGCAGAATTTGCTTGGTCCAGTCAGTGTCCAAATAGTCCTGGCAGAAATGCCCATATTCCTCACTTATAGTATTAGTGCTCTATTACTTTTCACTTATGTACCAAgcttattttttctcttaattttcaCACTGATTTATATCTTATTTCTGTCCCCAAacaaatagtctcattttttcattttggcaAGTTTTTCTCGCCTATGAGGTGGGCCCCATTCTacactaataatacttcaatcactgttttttttctctttctctttcatacttaaccaatttcacattaaaacttGTTCCATCCGCAAAGTCcctatttttaggggac harbors:
- the LOC125218346 gene encoding dormancy-associated protein homolog 3-like isoform X3; translated protein: MGLLDHLWDDTVAGPRPDTGLGKLRKHPTFSFPSNSANVESNMGGDDATRVTRRIMIVKPPQASQKDSPPVSPAGSTPPVSPFGGGGRFKRRSSFSFEKASGVGPRSPPPPYDL
- the LOC125218346 gene encoding dormancy-associated protein homolog 3-like isoform X2 translates to MGLLDHLWDDTVAGPRPDTGLGKLRKHPTFSFPSNSANEVESNMGGDDATRVTRRIMIVKPPQASQKDSPPVSPAGSTPPVSPFGGGRFKRRSSFSFEKASGVGPRSPPPPYDL
- the LOC125218346 gene encoding dormancy-associated protein homolog 3-like isoform X1, translating into MGLLDHLWDDTVAGPRPDTGLGKLRKHPTFSFPSNSANEVESNMGGDDATRVTRRIMIVKPPQASQKDSPPVSPAGSTPPVSPFGGGGRFKRRSSFSFEKASGVGPRSPPPPYDL